TACATCGCTATCCCAGCTCTCACTGTTGGCACAGTTTAAAAGACAATACAAAGTTCTCTGGTTCAAATTTCACTTCCATTGTTTCTTTTCCTGTCCAGGAGAGGAAGAGCTGGACGATATACAGTGTCAGAAAGGTGAGCATTTCTTATAACCACAGAACTATCATCTCTTTCCTTCGAGGGAATGCAGCCGTGATGGCTGAACCCTCAGGAATgatgaacaaatatttttaaatgagtaatGTGACCACTTCGCCCTTTTCCTGTTTTACCCGCCAGATGGttgagtatttttaaatgaattatttgtgcAATTAACCAGGGAATCTTTTGTGAAAACACATTTCAGCCAATGGGTTTACTTCCAATCTGTTTGATGTGAGTATTCCTATGAGTGTTTGATGTTCCCTTGCAGTGATTGCTCACCCAAGTCACATGATGACTGGAAGCCCTTCTAACTCACCAGGGATTTCAAAATGGCTGCACGGGCACTTCCACCAGTACAAATCCTCGTGCACATTTCAGTTTTCATGAGGTTTCAAGACACTTTGAGCCAATCCTCTGTTCAGGTTGAGCTGGTCTCACACACAACACATGGGGTTGGGCAGTTGTTGTCTCTTTTCCTCTTTCAAACAAACTTAATAAGAGCCACACTAGCACAGTGAAGTCTAAATAATTGTGTTTGCTAactacagagagcatgaaaagccTAGTTAGGTACCTACGCTGCTGCTCTGGTAGGTTCCTAAAGATAGAACACAGAGAgcaccactagagggctcacaaagTATTTAAAAGGATACTACCCATTTCCCAAACACTACAGTCAGAAGGAGAGGAGATGGTGGTTCAAAGATTGTTTTCCATTTACCTGATTCTGCAATTGATTTGGCCCTCAGTGCAACATAAAGCAGCCCATGAATCCAAGAAGAGTTATACAACCAATTTATACATTTCAATTCCTCTTTTAACCAGGAGCAAAGAACTGCAAGGAGCTGTTAGCTAGAGGGAACATCCTGAGCGGCTGGTACACCATCTACCCCCATGACTGTAACGCCCTGACTGTGCTGTGTGACATGGACACAGATGGTGGAGGATGGATTGTAAGAACAGAGCATAATGAAGCtcattggatattttttcttGAACAGTCTTCTGTCCTAAAAATGGGAGGTGGCCCTTAACCAGTGGGTTGCAGCTAATAGAAAAGCATGAAGACGGAAACTCTGAAGCTGTCAGCTCACCATGGTCagctgaacaaaaccactgagcCCTTCTAATCCTCCTAATCCTTGTCAAAGTCTCCAGACACCTTGGTTGTGAACACAATGGGTTCCAGGGAGGGAACCCGGAGCTTTAGAGTCAAAAAGTCCCCGTCTGAGGGGACATTTGTCACTGGTCTGACACAGTTAACCAGGTTTCCCTTCTCCTGGCTATTCTCTGCCCGGCTCTCACAGCCTCCTCAATAGCTGCCCAGACTCTGGAACCAGAattccttcttccttccccttctgtCACAGGCCTGGTGCCTCAGCTGCTCTGTCGCTCAGGTACCCCCTGAGTGTGAGAGGAGAGAGCGTTCgagggagctgaggggtttgAACCCTGTATGTACATAACATTTAAACCTTCCAATTTATTATTCTGCTTATTTATATCCCAGTCGTGCCTAGAGAATCTGAtgaagatcagggtcccattgcgCTGGGTGCTGAACACACCCACTGAGAGACAGCTCCTGTCCTTTACAGCTCACTCTCTccatagacaaggcagacaaagggctGCACAGAAAGCAGaggggatgtgacttgcccaagtggcagaactgggtatagaacccaggcctcctgattGCTAGTCCAGTGCTGTAGATTTCAAACCACGTGATCCTTTAACCTAGTGCTGTTGCTGCCAAGATTTAATATGATCCTGGGGGACAAGCCTCCATCTGCGATAGTCACCTGAGGCTGAAATAGATCTGACCACATTAAATCTCATTCAATGATTTACAGTCTCAGTTTCTGGTCTCCTGCTCTACGTAGGATGGAAACCAATGCGGGATTTCCCAGCTAAGAACCTCCTGTTTCCCTGCAGGTGTTCCAGAGACGGGTGGATGGCTCCGTGGATTTTTTCCGTGACTGGAATTCGTACAAGAGAGGTTTCGGCAGCCAGCTGTCAGAATTCTGGCTGGGGAATGACAATATCCACCTGCTAACATCCCTTGGTAAAGACATCACTGATGCATTCTTTTCCTTACAGCAACCTTCTCCACCAAGCTTTGTTCCCACACTTTAGTCATGGCTATAGGGTATAGAGTTGTACCATCAGTAGAGATAACACTTCAGCTCCAGACaccccttcctcttcctgttcCTTACAGCCCAGTCCTGCCACACAAAGCTATTGAAACCAATAATGCGGTGGCAGCTGGGCTGGCTCCAGTCATGATTCATGGAGCAGCATTTGGTCCTCGGATGGTTTGCCCACATTACAGCAATGAGGAATGCTACAGACTAGATGAAAATAGCTGAACATTTTGCTTTCAAATTGTTTTCTAAAGGAACCAACGAGCTTCGTGTTGATCTCCGAGATTTTGACAACAAGTATCAATTTGCTACCTTTGGATCATTCAAAATTGGAGGGGAGACTGAGAAATACAAGCTGATCCTTGGAGCCTTTGTTAATGGCACTGCAGGTAGGTTCTGAGCTCGTCCTTTACCCTTTGTGGCAGATGGAAATAATGGAAAGCGAGATGCAGAATATTCTATGGCAGAAGCAAAAGGTGGTGTGATCTGTGGAAGTGATCTCTTTTGGAAAACATCAGTTATTCTGCTATTGAACTATTTGAGCAGGAATCCATGTACTAGTGACACCAGCTATGTAGTGTAATATGGATATCCTGCCTAGGGCAGCCTGAAAGCAGAATTCTGAACAGAGTTAGGCACAACCACTGCTTGTTGTTTTCCTAAATTAAACCTGAATGCCCTTGAGAAACATCGGAATTAACCTAAGTAGGCACAGCTGGATTGTTACAAGTCACTGAGTGGGTGCACATGACATGTGCATTTTGTGCAAACTACGCATCCAGACGCccacacacagagacagaaacATTCTTTGACATGCAGAGTCTTTTGCAGGCCACTGCAGGATTGCTTAGGCACATTGCTTAGCCACATCACCTTGCCAACCTGTTAtggagggctttaaattaggttcaaAGGGGGTAGGTGAGCAAAGTCCACCGCTAAGAATAAAAAAGGGCCACCTTAACAGAGGGTTAGAtgttggggggggcaggaggttgTATATGTATGGTAATAGGAGCAACAAGAGCGggaaatctgctcaacatcttagatgtctatacacaaatgtaaGCAGTGTGGAGAATAaataggaagaactggaagtattagccCAATAgctaaattattaattattaacagctagccaaagactcaaaaagtaacagcaaaaaaaatttaagtacatcagaagcaggaagcctggtaaacaaccagtggggccactggacaatttagattctaaaggagAACTCAGGGAGGATAAAGCCATTgcgaagaaactaaatgaattctttgcattggtcttcacggctgaggatatgagggagattccaaaaCTTCAGCCAtgctttttaagtgacaaatcagaggaactgtcccagactgaggtgtcgttagaggagcttttggaacagattgctaaattaaacagtaataagtcaccaggaccagatggtattcacccaagagttttgaaggaactcaaatgtgaaatttcaaactgtggtatgtaacctatcatttaaatgagCTTCTGTACCTGATGACTGgatgatagctaatgtgatgctatttttttaaaaaaaagggggctccaaaggtgatcctggcaattacaggccggtaagcctaacttcagtacggAGCAAATtactgaaactatagtaaagaacagaattatcagacacatagattaacacaatTTGTTGCAGACAAGTCAGCATggttttataaagggaaatcatgcctcaccaatctactagaattctttgagggggtcaacaaacatatggacaagggggatccagtggacatagtgtacttagattttcagaaagcctttgttaAGGaccctcacaaaaggctcttaagcaaagtaagctgtcatgggataagagggaaagtcatTTCCTGGATAAgttactggttaaaagataggaaacaaagagtaggaataaatgctaagttttcaaaatggagagaggtaaatagtggtgtcccccagatgTCTGTACCcagaccagtactgttcaacatattcataaatgatctagaaaaaggggtgaatgaggtggcaaaatttgcagatgatacaaaactactcaagatagttaaatctgAAGCAGagtgcgaagagttacaaaggtagatcacaaaactgggtgattgggcaacaaaatggcagatgaaattcaatgttgataaatgcaaagtaatgcacattggaaaacataatcccaactatacatataaaattatggggtctaaattaattgttaccactcaagaaagagatcttggagtcattgtgaatagttctctgaaaacctctattcaatgtgcagcagcagtcaaaaaagctaacagaatgttgggaatcattaagaaagggatagataataagagaaaatattatattgcctctatataaatccatggtatgtccacatcctgaatactgtgtgcatctcaaatatatatatattggaattggaaaaggtacaggaaagggcaacaaaaattattaggggcatggaacagcttccatatgaagagagatttaaaagattgggacttctcagcttggaaaagagacggctaaagGGAGATACGATAGGGGcctataaaattgtgactggtgtggagaaaataaatagggaaatgttattattccttctcataacacaagaactaggagtcacccgatgaaattaatagacagcagatttaaaacaaacaaaagaaagtatttcttcacacaatgtgtaGTCAACTTATGGAACACATTGCCAGGAGATATGCTGAAgaccaagattataacagggttcaaaagagaactagataggTTCAacgaggataggtccatccatggctattagccaaaaggagcagggatggtgtccctagcctctgtttgctagaacacataggatggatcacttgatgattacctgctctgttcattccctctggagcatctggcattggcctctgGCAGAAGTTggaatactgggctaaatggacttttggtctgacccagtatggctgctcttatgttcttattccttaactggcatcacagagacttggttgGATAAGAATTGTTACAGCAATATTATAGAGGGGTGTAGCTTGTTCAGGAGAGACAGGCtggaggaggtgttgcattatataccaagaatatatacacttgttctgaggccCAGAACAAGGTGAGAGACAGGCCCTTTGACAGTCTCTGGATAAAGATAAAGTGGTAAAAAGTAGAGGTGACTTCATAATAGGGTGTCTACTATAgtccaccaaaccaggaagagtAGGAAGATGAgatatttctagaacaaatagcAAAAATAGGCAAAACccagacctggtagtaatgggggactatAACTACTTAGTCCTTTACTTAGTGGGGATGGAGAGCTAATATCTGATGATATCAAGAAggttgaggtgtttaatgcctattttggttcagttttcactaaaaaggttaatggtgaccagatactcaacccAATATCAGCAATAAGGGGGAATGAATGAAAGCCAGAATAGGAAAAGAAcacattaaagaatatttagataagttagatgtactcCAGTCAGTGGGGCCTGACAAAATTCATCCCAGGaaccattagtaattatctttgagaacaccTGGAGGGCAAATGAgataccagaggactggagaagtaCAAACATAGTCTCTAtccttaaaaaggggaacaaagagaacccaGAGAATATAGACCAGATATCCTAACTTCAATACTGGGgaaaatattggaacaaattattgttttgtaagcacctagaggaaaATAGTATTATAAGAAAGAGCCAGCattgatttgtcaagaagaaatcatgccaaacccATATCTAGTAGGGtctcacaggggtcagtcctgtgtCTGATATTATTCAATCTTGTCATTAATGACTGGGATAATTGAGTGCACAGTATTCttttaaaatttgctgatgacaccaagctgggagaggtttcgAGCATTTTgtaggacagaattagaattcaaaatgaccttggcaaattGGCCTGAATTCAATAagttgaaattcagtaaagacaagtgccaaaggcttcatttaggaaggaaaaagccGTTGTTCTCAAACCTTTGTtttggtgacctctttcacacaataagcctctgagtgtggccctccttataaattaaaaatacatttttcatatttaatactattataaatgctggaggcaaagccgggtttggggatggaggctgacagcttgtgacccccccccccccccccccccattagtcttgagaaaagaagacttagaggggacctgataacagtctcaAGGGCTCATacaaagaggacggtgatcaattgttctccatgtccactggtggTGGGTTAAGAAGTTGTgcgcttaatctgcaacaagggagacttaggttagataataggaaaagctttctaactatgaggataattaacctctggaataggtttccaagggagtaTGTGTAATCCCCATCAATGgcggtttttaaaaacagattggccaaacacctgtcagggttggtctaggtTGACTTGGTCCTCCCTCAGCATAAGGGGCTCggcttgatgacttcttgaggtcccttccagccctgcgtTTCTGTGACTCTGTGATTCTTTGGTCCTGAATCCTCAACCCATTCCCTGGTAAGCTGTTAGTGTTAGGAGCACATTGAGCGCATTGACTCCAATgagttactctgcatttatagtggtgtcactgagatcagaatatggtCTGGTGGAAAATCTTTCTTCTAGGAAGTAGAACTGCAGTCTCTCTCCTGGATTCCAGGGAGATTTTCATTGCCCGGTGAAAGGAGAAATTTAGCAACCCCACTGCAGAACTGCCAGGCTGGGCTGTGGGATCTGAACTGTAAAAACATGTAGTAAATACTGTACACACAATTGTTTCCACAGGGGATTCATTAATCATCCACAACAACATGCCGTTTACAACCCGAGACTTTGACAATGACCTGTATTCAGGTAACTGTGCAACATCCTTTAAAGGAGCCTGGTGGTACAAGGATTGTCACTGGTCCAACCTGAACGGATTATACTTGAGAGGAGCCCATGAAAGCTATGCTGATGGGGTGAACTGGAAGACAGGCAAAGGGCAAAAGTACTCCTACAAGGTGTCAGAGATGAAATTTAGGCCCATGTAGCCAATCAGAGAAGCAGTTATAGTAATTCCACTTAGCTCTTATACagcaattataggcctgtcataGTGATCATTTAGCTGGAGATGTGCTGAGATGAATTCTTTTTATAGCACAatgttttctttgtctttcatGTTCTGTTTTTCTGCTCACCCAATGAGAAGCGCAGCCATTTATGTAACAGAAAGTAGAAATATGGGCTCATTAGTCAGTCATGGAATGGGTAAATCTCTGCAAAGCTACTAAAGAAATGGTTAAATACACATGGACCCAAAGTCATAAGTAAAGCTAGAGCCCATCACCTTCAGCGCAATAACTGCAAGCCCCTAATACCTGAGCTAAGTAAGTCTCTTTAGCTGTGTGTAATGGGCCATTGTCTTTGTATACCAGCCACTAAGGGAAGACATCAAATTACACACTCAGCCCCTGCAGTGCACCAGGACTAGAGCTGGTAACAATAAGGCAAAAAtagttttgtggggaaaaaatgaaatttctaagttgttttcatttcaaagggttgaaaatgaaccttttttggttttgtttttaattttttgtatttttccccaATTCCTTCCCCCTGATACGTATtaacaaaaatgtcattgaatGTTCTCATTTACCAAAGTCCTGGCATTCTATATACAAAAAACATTTGTCGTCATCATGAGaacatttttgataaaaaaagaaatgctgaaaaatttcaattaaaaatattgtgaatttttccagtcaaacaaaacattacaaTGATGTCAatgatattttattaaaattttcattaaaaaaaaagctgtttgtcCATAGAAAACTCATAGTGTCTGGTGACACTGTGACAAAAAACCCAGAGCACCATGTCTCAgcgcctgggtcagctgactcaggctcacagggctataaaattgcagtgtcgacattcaggcttgggctggagcctgggctctgagactctccccTGTATGTGGTGTCACAGCCTGGGATCCAGCCTGCGTCCAAACATCTCTGCTGCAATGTTATAGCTTCGCAGCTGGAGCCCCGAGAGCCTGGGTTGGCTGACCCAGGCTAGCTGCGGTCATGCCAcaagtcttttattgcagtgtaaacatgccGTTAGCTCCATGCTCTGTCTTCTGCTGCTTCCATTACCAGAGGCCTCACCACAGCTCCTACCACGGTCAAGCAATTTTTCCTCTGCTGCTAGTGAATCATTTCCCTTGGAAGCTGCATCTGCCAGTGGCGAACCTTCCCCTCTGTTAGTAAAGCAAACACTGGCTCAATGATGTGCATTTcgcagaccttttttttttttttaaacatacaagaCAGTTCAATTTCATCAGAGCTAAAAAAATGCCTGGCCTTGCACTAGGTGAATTAGAGAGGTGGGAAGGCAAAGTGTAACCATGCTAGAAGGAGACTCAATTTTGTCTGGGTACACTGGGTTGTACAAGAGAGGGTAGCTACCTCTGCCAGGAGCACTGTTCCCCAGAGGGGACATGTCAGAGAAGAGTGATGGTGCAAATAGAAGAGTTCTGCAAGGATCTCAGGCTACATCTGTACTAGAAAATCGGGAGGCATAACAGGCCATAGTCTCTCTTGATGCTGGTATTACTCCCAGGGCTGGATTATAGCAACCCGTGGCCCTAGACTACCCCGACATGGCCCCCACCAACTTGGATTGCTGGTGGCAGGgccctcctccccttccagggattCAGAGACAATGGCATGGGGCATCTTTTTCTTCCTCAGAAGCAGGgacagctttaggaagtgcggggcccaattcgaacattttggcggggccccccaaaaaaaacatgtaaaaaaaagcctttcatttcttccatgtattatttactttccataactatataaataataaaattatatattatgtacattgcatcatatatgctgttgatcggttattaatgggctccgtttcacatgtgtgggtcccctccactccctgggcgtatgctagggtgaccagatgtcccaattttatagggacagtcccaattttggggtctttttcttatataggctcctattaccccctcaccccctgtcccgatttttcacacttgctgtctggtcacccggtGTGCACACGTGTGGGTccaggctgctccctgcccccctcattgaagcaggcgtgcggggttactgccctgggaactgcagggcaccagtggacatggggctggctggaggtagggcaggggctgactggaggtagggtctggctgcaggcatgGCAagcggtgcggggctggctggagacaggggtgtgtggggtggacTGGCTGGCCTCAGGCAGAGttgcaggggggtgcggcatgtGTTGGCAGGGCTGGAAACAGAAGaatgcgggactggctggcttcaggcaggggggtgcggcaggggttggctgcaggcaaggcagagggtgcggggctggctggagacaggggctggctgcgggcaggggatgtggggctggctgcagatgggctggctgcaggcagggcagggggtgcagggctggctggagacaggggttagtgcgggcagggcagggggtgcggggctggaggcagggcagtgggtgtagcaggggctggctgcgggcagggcaggcg
The sequence above is drawn from the Trachemys scripta elegans isolate TJP31775 chromosome 17, CAS_Tse_1.0, whole genome shotgun sequence genome and encodes:
- the LOC117889415 gene encoding ficolin-1-like isoform X2 → MGRAAQKTLISLLWLAATICKAEDTCPEVRIVGLSGSDKLTVLQGCPGFPGATGAKGEPGAAGMKGERGPPGIPGKVGPTGPKGERGPAGPTGVKGDKGALGTLGTVVGEEELDDIQCQKGAKNCKELLARGNILSGWYTIYPHDCNALTVLCDMDTDGGGWIVFQRRVDGSVDFFRDWNSYKRGFGSQLSEFWLGNDNIHLLTSLGTNELRVDLRDFDNKYQFATFGSFKIGGETEKYKLILGAFVNGTAGDSLIIHNNMPFTTRDFDNDLYSGNCATSFKGAWWYKDCHWSNLNGLYLRGAHESYADGVNWKTGKGQKYSYKVSEMKFRPM
- the LOC117889415 gene encoding ficolin-2-like isoform X1, producing MGRAAQKTLISLLWLAATICKAEDTCPEVRIVGLSGSDKLTVLQGCPGFPGATGAKGEPGAAGMKGERGPPGIPGKVGPTGPKGERGPAGPTGVKGEEELDDIQCQKGAKNCKELLARGNILSGWYTIYPHDCNALTVLCDMDTDGGGWIVFQRRVDGSVDFFRDWNSYKRGFGSQLSEFWLGNDNIHLLTSLGTNELRVDLRDFDNKYQFATFGSFKIGGETEKYKLILGAFVNGTAGDSLIIHNNMPFTTRDFDNDLYSGNCATSFKGAWWYKDCHWSNLNGLYLRGAHESYADGVNWKTGKGQKYSYKVSEMKFRPM
- the LOC117889415 gene encoding ficolin-2-like isoform X3, translated to MGRAAQKTLISLLWLAATICKAEDTCPEVRIVGLSGSDKLTVLQGCPGFPGATGAKGEPGAAGMKGERGPAGPTGVKGDKGALGTLGTVVGEEELDDIQCQKGAKNCKELLARGNILSGWYTIYPHDCNALTVLCDMDTDGGGWIVFQRRVDGSVDFFRDWNSYKRGFGSQLSEFWLGNDNIHLLTSLGTNELRVDLRDFDNKYQFATFGSFKIGGETEKYKLILGAFVNGTAGDSLIIHNNMPFTTRDFDNDLYSGNCATSFKGAWWYKDCHWSNLNGLYLRGAHESYADGVNWKTGKGQKYSYKVSEMKFRPM
- the LOC117889415 gene encoding ficolin-2-like isoform X4, with amino-acid sequence MGRAAQKTLISLLWLAATICKAEDTCPEVRIVGLSGSDKLTVLQGCPGFPGATGAKGEPGAAGMKGERGPAGPTGVKGEEELDDIQCQKGAKNCKELLARGNILSGWYTIYPHDCNALTVLCDMDTDGGGWIVFQRRVDGSVDFFRDWNSYKRGFGSQLSEFWLGNDNIHLLTSLGTNELRVDLRDFDNKYQFATFGSFKIGGETEKYKLILGAFVNGTAGDSLIIHNNMPFTTRDFDNDLYSGNCATSFKGAWWYKDCHWSNLNGLYLRGAHESYADGVNWKTGKGQKYSYKVSEMKFRPM